The Euphorbia lathyris chromosome 2, ddEupLath1.1, whole genome shotgun sequence genome includes a window with the following:
- the LOC136217267 gene encoding germin-like protein subfamily 2 member 4, with product MAPPASISILTFLAIFSSITSTLAYDPDTLQDLCVADKSSEIKLNGFPCKNEANVTEADFFFAGLAKPGVVNNSAGSLVTGANVEKIPGLNTLGVSLSRIDYAPGGLNPPHTHPRATEMIFVLEGELDVGFITTANKLISKTVKVGEIFVFPKGLVHFQKNNGDKSASVISAFNSQLPGTQSIALTLFTSNPPVPDNVLTKAFQVGTKEIEKMKTKLAPKKS from the exons ATGGCACCACCAGCATCTATATCCATTCTCACATTTCTAGCCATCTTTTCTTCAATCACTTCTACCCTTGCTTATGATCCTGATACGCTTCAGGATCTCTGCGTCGCCGACAAATCATCAG AAATTAAATTGAATGGATTTCCTTGCAAGAACGAAGCCAACGTCACCGAAGCCGATTTTTTCTTCGCGGGGCTAGCTAAGCCGGGAGTTGTAAACAATTCAGCAGGATCACTAGTTACAGGAGCCAATGTTGAAAAAATCCCAGGGCTAAACACACTAGGAGTGTCACTATCCCGGATAGACTACGCTCCGGGTGGACTAAACCCGCCGCACACGCATCCACGCGCCACCGAAATGATATTCGTCCTGGAAGGGGAATTAGATGTAGGATTCATCACCACAGCTAATAAATTGATTTCAAAAACAGTGAAAGTGGGTGAAATTTTTGTGTTTCCAAAAGGTTTGGTTCACTTTCAAAAGAACAATGGAGATAAATCAGCTTCGGTAATTTCAGCATTTAACAGTCAGTTACCTGGTACTCAATCTATTGCTTTGACATTGTTTACTTCAAATCCACCTGTTCCTGATAATGTCCTGACTAAAGCTTTTCAAGTTGGTACTAAGGAGATTGAGAAAATGAAAACAAAGCTGGCTCCGAAGAAGtcttga